GAACTGGCCCATGCCCGGACGGAAGCCGTTGACCAGCGTCTGGTAGGTGTATTCCTGAGCCTCGCGCACCGCCTCCGGCAGCAACAGGCCGGTGGCCAGCATGCCGGCGATGGCCGAGGCCAGCGTGCAGCCGGAGCCGTGGTAGCTGCCCGGCAGCCGGTCCCAGTGGTCGGCGCGCACCACGCCGTCCTGGCCGTACAGGCTGTTGACCACTTCCTTGGTGTTTTCGTGGGTGCCGGTGATCAGCAGATAAGGGCAGCCCAGCGCCAGGATGCGCTCGGCGCACTGGTCCAGCGTCAGCTCCTCGTCTTCGTCCGGGTCGCTGCTGGCCAGGCGGCGCGCCTCCAGACTGTTGGGGGTGAGGATGGACACTTGCGGAATCAGCATGTCGCGCATCGCGCCTATCAGGTCTTCGTCGGCCAGCTCGTGGCCGCCGCCGCTGGCCAGCACCGGGTCAAGCACCACCGGGATGTCCGGGTAGTCGGCGATCAGCTGCGACACCACGGCGACGTTTTCCACGCTGCCCAGCATGCCGATCTTGAACGCCGCCACCGGCATGTCTTCCATCAGAAAACGGGCCTGGTCATTGACCCAGTCCGAGTCCAGCACCATCAAGTCGTTGACGCCGACGGTATCCTGCACCGTAATGGCGGTGATCACCGACAGCGGATGGCAGCCCAGGCTGGCCAGCGTCAGGATGTCGGCCTGGATGCCGGCGCCGCCGGAGGGGTCGGAACCGGCCAGGCTCAGCACCACGGGAGGGGAGGGAGGAGTGGTCAAGGGCGAACCTCTTCTGTTTTATTGCGGTGGCACGATTTAGAATACCCATTTTATCCGAACACGAGGGCGAAGCGATGCGTACTTGGATGTGTCTGATCTGCGGTTTCATCTACGACGAAGAAGCCGGCCGGCCGGAAGACGGCATCCCGCCGGGCACGCGCTGGGAAGACTTGCCGCCCAACTGGACCTGTCCCGATTGCGACGCGCGCAAGGACGATTTCCAGATGGTGGAAATCTGATGGCCAGGCCATGGCAACGCTGGCTGGGCGGCTCGCTGCTGGCCCTGCTGTTGGCCGCTTGCGCCCAGGTGAACACCACCGCCGGCGGCGCGGTGGGCGTCAACCGCAGCCAGAGCATGCTGCTGTCCAGCCAGGAAGTGGAGCAGATGTCGGCCCAGTCCTACGCCCAGGAGCTGCAAAAAGCCCGCGCGGCCGGCCGCCTCAACACCAATGCCGCGCAGACCGCGCGCGTGCGCCGCATTTCGCAGCGGCTGATCGCCCAGGCGCCCAATTTCCGTCCCGACGCCCGCAACTGGCGCTGGGAGGTGAACGTGCTGTCCACCGGCGACATGAACGCCTACGCGATGGCCGGCGGCAAGATCATGGTCTACACCGGCCTGATCGACAAGCTGAAGCTGAGCGACGCCGAGCTGGCCGCCGTGATCGGGCATGAGATTTCGCACGCGCTGCGCGAGCACACCCGCGAGAACATGAGCCAGGCCTACGCGCAGCAGATGGGCCTGGGCCTGGTGGGCGCGCTGGTCGGCCTCAACGACAGCCAGCTGAAACTGGCCTCGCTGGTGGGCGACGTCACGCTGTCCAAGCCGCATAGCCGCGCCATGGAGTCCGAGGCCGACATCATGGGCCTGGAACTGATGGCCCGCGCCGGCTACGATCCCAATGCCGCGGTCAATGTCTGGCAGAAGATGCAGGAGGCAGGAGGCGGCGGCGGGATGGAGTTCCTGTCCACCCACCCGTCCGGCCCCACCCGCATTCGCGACCTGCAGGCCCACATTCCGCAGGTGATGCCGCTGTACCTGGCCTCGGCCAAGCGCAAGTAGGCGCCATGCTCGCCGCCGCCCTGCTCGACGACATCCTGGCCTCCGCCCTGGCGCTGCCCGGCGCCGAGTACGACGTCAAATGGGGCGGCGCGCGGGTGGCTTCCATCGGCGGCAAGATGTTCCTGATCTGCGGCGGCGGCGCGCTCAGCTACAAGGTGCCGGACGACGACTTCCTGGCGCTGTCCGGCCTGCCCGGCATGCGGCCGGCGCCTTATCTGGCGCGGGCGCGCTGGGTGCAGGCGACCTCGCTGGAGGCGCTGGGCCCGGATGACATCCGCCGCGGCGTCGCCCGCTCGCGCGAGCTGGTGCTGGCCAGGCTGCCCAAGGCTCAGCGGCTGGCCTGGTCCTGATCCCTCTCATTTCAGCCCACGGGAAAACCATGAGCTATCTGTATCTGAAAGCCTTCCACATCTTCTTCGTGGTGTCCTGGTTCGCCGGGCTGTTCTATCTGCCGCGCCTATTCGTCAACCTGGCGATGGCGCGCCAGCCGGCGGAGTACGACCGCCTGCTGCTGATGGCCAGGAAGCTGTTTCGCTTCATGACGCCGCTGGGCGTGCTGGCGATCGGCACCGGCCTGCTGTTGTGGCTGGATTTCGGCATCTCCGGCGGCTGGCTGCACGCCAAGATGGCGCTGGTGGCGCTGCTGGCGGCTTACCACGGCTACTGCGCCAAGCTGGGCCGCGATTTCGTCACCCACAGCAACCGCAAGAGCCATGTCTGGTTCCGCGTGTTCAACGAGCTGCCGGTGCTGGCGCTGCTGGCGATCGTGATCCTGGTGGTGGTCAAGCCGTTCTGAGGCCGCGCGCCGACTTAACTTGAGGATGTCCCGATGGGATTGGAAATCGAACGCCGCTTCGTGGTGAGCGGCGACGGCTGGCGCGGCTTGGCGCCGGCCGTGCAGTACCGGCAGGGTTACCTGTCGGTGGAGAAAGAGCGCACCGTGCGGGTGCGGGTAGTGGGCGAGCAGGCCTGGCTGACGCTGAAGAGCAACATCAGCAACGTCAGCCGCCATGAGTTTGAATACGCGATCCCGTTGGCCGACGCGCAGACCATCATGGGCGCGATGTGCCCGATGGTGGTGGACAAGCTGCGCCACCGCATCGCACACGGCGGCTTCGTCTGGGAAGTGGACGAGTTCTTCGGCGACAACGCCGGCCTGGTGCTGGCCGAGATCGAACTGCCAAGCGAGGACACGCCGTTCGCCAAGCCGGATTGGGTGGGCGAGGAGGTGACCGAGGACGGCCGCTACACCAACGCCTACCTGTCCAAGCGCCCCTACCGCAGCTGGTAGAAGGGTGCGGCCGGGCGAACCAGTCCCGGCCGACCCGGTCTATACGAGTTTCGCCCGAAACGACGCAGACCGATGTCCACGCCTTCTTCCGACTGGATCCCAGCCGTCGCGCTGCTGGTCCTGTATGTTTTCACGCTGCTGTATTCGCTGTTCCAGAGCTGGCACCAGCGCCGGCTGTACTGGCTGGGCTGCGCGCTGCTGCTGGTGGGCGGCCTGATGCTGATGCTGCAGGCCGAGCCAGCCGCGCCAGCCTCCGGCGAGATGCCGCCCGGCTTCGGCCTGGGCGTGTGGGTGGCCGTCCTCGGCATCGCCGCCACCCTGGGCGGCGCGCTCACCCGCCGCTGGCGCGCGCGCCGCGGCTGAGCGCCTGTCCCTTTCTCCGGTAGACGGCCGCCGGCGCGGCTCCTAGCATCGCGCTGATCTCCCATCAGGTAAAGGCGCGGACATGGACGATGCGGCCAGCCGCCGGACACTGCTGAAAGCCGGCCTCGCCGCCGGCTGGCTGGGCCTGGCCGGCCGCGCGCGCGCCGCCTGGCTGGAGCAGAACTTCGACAACGGCTGGCGCGAGCTGGTCCCCTACCCGCAAAAGATGCCGCTGATGCGCATCACCACCCGGCCGGTGCATCTGGAAACACCGTTTTCCCAATTCGACCGCAGCCTGATCACGCCCAACGAGGCGGTATTCGTCCGCTACCACCTGGCCGGCCATCCGCTGGACATCGACCCCGACGCCCACTCGCTGGCCATCATCGGCGCAGTGAAGCGGCCGCTGACGCTGACGCAGGCCGACCTGAAAAAACGCTTCGAGACGGTGCGCCAGACCGTGGTGATGGAATGCGCCGGCAACGGCCGAGGCCTGTTCGAGCCCCGAGTGCCGGGCGCGCAACTGGGCAACGGCTCGATGGCCTGCGTCGAAATGGCCGGCGCGCGGCTGGCCGACGTGCTGGCCGCCGCCGGCGTGCTGGACGGCGCGCGCCAGATCGCCTGCCGCGGCGTCGATCAGCCGGCGCTGGAGCAAACGCCGGCCTTCGTCCGCTCGCTGGACCTCGCCGACGCGCTGCGGCCGGAGGCGATGATCGCCTGGGAGATGAACGGCCGGCCGCTGCCGGTGCTCAACGGCTACCCGATCCGGCTGGTGATGCCCGGCTTCTACGCCGCCTACTGGATCAAACACCTATCGCAGATCGAAGTGCTGGACCACGTATTCGACGGCTGGTTCTCCAGCCAGGCCTACACGGTGCCCGACACGCCGGACAACGGCGTGCCGCCCGGCAGCATGCCGGCCAAGACGGCGCGGCTGACCCGGCTCAAGGTGCGCAGCTTCGTCACCAATCTCGCAGACGGCGACATCGTCGCCGCGCCGGAAGGCCGGCTGGCGCTGCGCGGCATCGCCTTCGACGGCGGCAGCGGCATCCGCCGGGTAGAGGTGTCCGCCGACGGCGGCGCCGGCTGGCGGCAGGCCGAATTGGGGCCGGACGCCGGGCGCTTCGCCTTCCGGCCCTGGACGCTGACGCTGGACGGCGTGAAGCCGGGCCCGCTGACGCTGATGGCGCGCGCCGCCGCCAACGATGGCCAGACCCAGCCGCTGCTCCAGCCATGGAACCCGGGCGGCTACGCCCGCAACGTGGCCGAACGGGTGAAGATCGTCGTCGCGGAGACGAAGCGATGAGGGCCGCTCTGCTGGCCCTGGCGTCGCTGGCCGCCTCCGCCGGCGCGGTAGGCATCACATTGCCCAATGAGACGGCGATGCTGCCGGACAGCGGCCATCCCGGCTATCTGCCGGCGCTGCAGCGCTGCATGATCTGCCATTCCGCCGATTACATCGCGCTGCAGCCGGACTTCGACGAAGCGCGCTGGCGCGCCGTGGTCGACAAGATGCGGCAGGCGTTCAAGGCGCCCATTCCGCCGGAGGAGGTGGCGCCGATCGCCGCCTACTTGGCCGACGCCCAGCGCCGCCGGCTGCTGCGGCCGCATCCTCCCTAGCCCTGAGGAACCGTTTGGCCTCGCCGCGTCCAACCCTTATCATCGGGCGCTTGCCCATTCCGCGACGGAGCCGCCATGTTCACGCTTTCCTCCCTGACGCTGGCCGCCTACGGCCTGCTGGCGCTGGGACTGACCGCCGCCAGCCTGCGCCAGGAAGCGCCCGGCTGGATCGCCCTGATCACCAGCGCGATGCTGGCGCTGGCCGCCGGCCTGTTGCAGCCGCTGGGCGCGCTGGCGGTGACCGCCGTCGCCGGATTGACGCTGGCGTTGCGCCGCTACCCGCGACCGGAGCTGTACCTGGTGTGGATCGCCGCGCTGCTGGCGCTGGCGGTGCACGCGCTGCCCGGTTTCGACAATCCGCTGCTGTGGCAGGGCAAAGCCAGCGCCGACAGCGCGCCGTACCGGTTGTTCTGGAGCTACGACAAGGGCGTGGCCGGCTTGCTGCTGCTGCTGAATCTCGCCCGCGCGCCGCTGCCGCAGCGGCAACTGGGCTGGCCGGCGGCGGCGGTCGGCGCGCTGGCGCTGCTGTTCGTGCTCGGCATCGCCGCCGCCACCGGCGTCATCGGTTTCTCGCCGAAATGGCCGGCTTGGCTGCTGCCGTGGCTGTTGGCCAACTGTTTCCTGGTGTCGCTGGTGGAAGAAGCTTTTTTCCGCGCCGGCATCCAGCGCTGGCTGGAGCTGCGCACCGAGCCCTTCGCCGCGCTGATGGCGGCGTCGCTGCTGTTCGGCCTGGCCCACTTCGCCGGCGGCTGGGCCTGGGTGGGGTTGGCCACGCTGGCCGGCATCGGCTACGGACTGATCTACGCCGCCCGCCGCCAGCTGTGGCTGGCCGTGCTGGCGCATCTGGGCTTCAACACGCTGCACCTGTTGCTGTTCGCCTATCCGAAACTGGCGTGAAGGCGGGAATTCGAGACAGCTTTATTCTCTAACTATCTTGATCTGAAAATAAAAAACCATAACGGGCAGGGAGCGCAGTCGGGTAAAATCGCGGCTTCTTCGTCATTCTGCGAGCAGCGTTTCCATGATTGAAGTCGGCATCGTGATGGGTAGCAACAGCGACTGGGAAGTGATGCGGCACGCCGCGAGCATGCTGAAGCGTTTCGGCATCGCCTGCGAAACCCGCGTCGTCTCCGCCCACCGCACCCCGGACCTGTTGTTCCAATACGCGGAAGAAGCCGCGCCGCGCGGCTTGAAAGCCATCATCGCCGGCGCCGGCGGCGCCGCCCACCTGCCGGGCATGCTGGCGGCCAAAACCCCCGTGCCGGTGCTGGGCGTGCCGGTGCCGTCCAAATACCTGCGCGGCGAGGATTCGCTGCTGTCCATCGTGCAGATGCCCAAGGGCATACCGGTCGCCACCTTCGCCATCGGCGAGGCCGGCGCCGCCAACGCCGCGCTGTTCGCGGTGGCGATGCTGGCCGCCGCCCGCCCGGAGTTGGCCGAGCAACTGGTCGCCTTCCGCCGGGAACAGGAACAAACCGTGCTGGCGATGACGCTGCCGGAGGTTGAATAATGGCCGCCATCCTGCCGCCGGCGATGCTGGGCATACTGGGCGGCGGCCAGCTGGGCCGCATGTTCGCCGTGGCCGCCAAGACCATGGGCTACCGCGTCGCCGTGCTGGACCCGGACGAAAACGCCCCCGCCGCCGCCTTCGCCGACCGCCATATCCGCGCGCCGTACAACGACCCGGCCGCGCTGCGCGAGCTGGCCGACAGCTGCGCAGCCGTCACCACCGAATTCGAAAACGTTAACGCCGACGCGATGCGCGAGCTGGCGCGCCGCACCCGCGTGTCGCCGTCCGGCGATTGCGTCGCCGTCGCCCAGGACCGCATCGCGGAGAAAAGCTGGATCAACAAGGCCGGCCTGCCCACCGCGCCGTATCTGGCCATCGAGAGCGTGGAGGACATCCAAGTGGACCTGGCGCCCTACCTGCCCGGCATCCTGAAAACCGCCCGCCTGGGCTACGACGGCAAGGGCCAGGCGCGGGTGAAGACCGCGGCCGAGGCGCGCGCCGCCTACGCCAATCTGGGCGGCCAGGCCTGCGTGCTGGAAAAGATGCTGGACCTCAAGCTGGAAGTGTCGGCCATCGTCACCCGCGTCAGCGCGGCGCAGAGCGCGGTGTTCCCGGTGGCGGAAAACATCCACCAGGACGGCATCCTCGACGAATCCATCGTGCCGGCCCGCATCGCTCCGGCGCTGGCCAAGCAGGCGCAGGAGATGGCCCAGAAGCTGGCCGACGCGCTGGACTACGTCGGCGTGCTGGCGGTGGAGTTCTTCGTGTTGCAGGACGACAGACTGGTAGTCAATGAAATCGCCCCGAGGCCGCACAATTCCGGCCACTACACGCTCACCGCCTGTCTGACCGATCAGTTCCAGCAGCAGGTGCGCGCGATGTGCGGCCTGCTGCCGGGCCGCACCGACCTGCTCAGCCCGGTGGTGATGGTGAACCTGCTGGGCGACGTGTGGAAAGACGACGGCCACGAGCCCAACTGGGACGTGCTGGCCGAGGCCCCTAACGCCCAGCTGCACCTGTACGGCAAGAAGCAGGCGCGGCCGGGCCGCAAGATGGGCCACTTCAACGTGATGGCCGCCAGCGCAGACGAGGCGCTGGACCAGGCCAGGGCGTTGAAGGACACCTTGTAGCGAAAGAAATGGCGAGGCCGGCGGCTTCGCCATTTTTCATCCCGATGCAGCTGAACGGACTCAACCATCTGACCCTGGCGGTCGCCGACCTCGACCGGTCCTGGGACTTCTACCACGGCCTGCTCGGCGCCCGTCCGCACGCGCGCTGGGCCGGCGGCGCCTACCTGAGCCTGGGCGAACTGTGGCTGTGCCTGTCGCTGGACGCGCCCGAACCCGGCAGCGGCTACACCCATTACGCGTTCGACGTCGCGCCCGCCGATTTTCCGGCCTGGACCGAGCGGCTCAGCGCGGCCGGCGTCGGCGTGTGGAAAGACAACCATAGCGAGGGCGGCTCGTTTTATTTTCTGGACCCGGACGGCCACCGGCTGG
This genomic window from Chromobacterium phragmitis contains:
- the thiD gene encoding bifunctional hydroxymethylpyrimidine kinase/phosphomethylpyrimidine kinase is translated as MTTPPSPPVVLSLAGSDPSGGAGIQADILTLASLGCHPLSVITAITVQDTVGVNDLMVLDSDWVNDQARFLMEDMPVAAFKIGMLGSVENVAVVSQLIADYPDIPVVLDPVLASGGGHELADEDLIGAMRDMLIPQVSILTPNSLEARRLASSDPDEDEELTLDQCAERILALGCPYLLITGTHENTKEVVNSLYGQDGVVRADHWDRLPGSYHGSGCTLASAIAGMLATGLLLPEAVREAQEYTYQTLVNGFRPGMGQFLPDRMFWARGDDEEEGDAAQG
- a CDS encoding rubredoxin, translated to MRTWMCLICGFIYDEEAGRPEDGIPPGTRWEDLPPNWTCPDCDARKDDFQMVEI
- a CDS encoding M48 family metallopeptidase is translated as MARPWQRWLGGSLLALLLAACAQVNTTAGGAVGVNRSQSMLLSSQEVEQMSAQSYAQELQKARAAGRLNTNAAQTARVRRISQRLIAQAPNFRPDARNWRWEVNVLSTGDMNAYAMAGGKIMVYTGLIDKLKLSDAELAAVIGHEISHALREHTRENMSQAYAQQMGLGLVGALVGLNDSQLKLASLVGDVTLSKPHSRAMESEADIMGLELMARAGYDPNAAVNVWQKMQEAGGGGGMEFLSTHPSGPTRIRDLQAHIPQVMPLYLASAKRK
- a CDS encoding MmcQ/YjbR family DNA-binding protein; this translates as MLAAALLDDILASALALPGAEYDVKWGGARVASIGGKMFLICGGGALSYKVPDDDFLALSGLPGMRPAPYLARARWVQATSLEALGPDDIRRGVARSRELVLARLPKAQRLAWS
- a CDS encoding CopD family protein — protein: MSYLYLKAFHIFFVVSWFAGLFYLPRLFVNLAMARQPAEYDRLLLMARKLFRFMTPLGVLAIGTGLLLWLDFGISGGWLHAKMALVALLAAYHGYCAKLGRDFVTHSNRKSHVWFRVFNELPVLALLAIVILVVVKPF
- a CDS encoding CYTH domain-containing protein, whose translation is MGLEIERRFVVSGDGWRGLAPAVQYRQGYLSVEKERTVRVRVVGEQAWLTLKSNISNVSRHEFEYAIPLADAQTIMGAMCPMVVDKLRHRIAHGGFVWEVDEFFGDNAGLVLAEIELPSEDTPFAKPDWVGEEVTEDGRYTNAYLSKRPYRSW
- a CDS encoding molybdopterin-dependent oxidoreductase; this encodes MDDAASRRTLLKAGLAAGWLGLAGRARAAWLEQNFDNGWRELVPYPQKMPLMRITTRPVHLETPFSQFDRSLITPNEAVFVRYHLAGHPLDIDPDAHSLAIIGAVKRPLTLTQADLKKRFETVRQTVVMECAGNGRGLFEPRVPGAQLGNGSMACVEMAGARLADVLAAAGVLDGARQIACRGVDQPALEQTPAFVRSLDLADALRPEAMIAWEMNGRPLPVLNGYPIRLVMPGFYAAYWIKHLSQIEVLDHVFDGWFSSQAYTVPDTPDNGVPPGSMPAKTARLTRLKVRSFVTNLADGDIVAAPEGRLALRGIAFDGGSGIRRVEVSADGGAGWRQAELGPDAGRFAFRPWTLTLDGVKPGPLTLMARAAANDGQTQPLLQPWNPGGYARNVAERVKIVVAETKR
- a CDS encoding cytochrome c, with the translated sequence MRAALLALASLAASAGAVGITLPNETAMLPDSGHPGYLPALQRCMICHSADYIALQPDFDEARWRAVVDKMRQAFKAPIPPEEVAPIAAYLADAQRRRLLRPHPP
- a CDS encoding CPBP family intramembrane glutamic endopeptidase, translated to MFTLSSLTLAAYGLLALGLTAASLRQEAPGWIALITSAMLALAAGLLQPLGALAVTAVAGLTLALRRYPRPELYLVWIAALLALAVHALPGFDNPLLWQGKASADSAPYRLFWSYDKGVAGLLLLLNLARAPLPQRQLGWPAAAVGALALLFVLGIAAATGVIGFSPKWPAWLLPWLLANCFLVSLVEEAFFRAGIQRWLELRTEPFAALMAASLLFGLAHFAGGWAWVGLATLAGIGYGLIYAARRQLWLAVLAHLGFNTLHLLLFAYPKLA
- the purE gene encoding 5-(carboxyamino)imidazole ribonucleotide mutase — its product is MIEVGIVMGSNSDWEVMRHAASMLKRFGIACETRVVSAHRTPDLLFQYAEEAAPRGLKAIIAGAGGAAHLPGMLAAKTPVPVLGVPVPSKYLRGEDSLLSIVQMPKGIPVATFAIGEAGAANAALFAVAMLAAARPELAEQLVAFRREQEQTVLAMTLPEVE
- a CDS encoding 5-(carboxyamino)imidazole ribonucleotide synthase, translated to MAAILPPAMLGILGGGQLGRMFAVAAKTMGYRVAVLDPDENAPAAAFADRHIRAPYNDPAALRELADSCAAVTTEFENVNADAMRELARRTRVSPSGDCVAVAQDRIAEKSWINKAGLPTAPYLAIESVEDIQVDLAPYLPGILKTARLGYDGKGQARVKTAAEARAAYANLGGQACVLEKMLDLKLEVSAIVTRVSAAQSAVFPVAENIHQDGILDESIVPARIAPALAKQAQEMAQKLADALDYVGVLAVEFFVLQDDRLVVNEIAPRPHNSGHYTLTACLTDQFQQQVRAMCGLLPGRTDLLSPVVMVNLLGDVWKDDGHEPNWDVLAEAPNAQLHLYGKKQARPGRKMGHFNVMAASADEALDQARALKDTL
- the fos gene encoding fosfomycin resistance glutathione transferase; this encodes MQLNGLNHLTLAVADLDRSWDFYHGLLGARPHARWAGGAYLSLGELWLCLSLDAPEPGSGYTHYAFDVAPADFPAWTERLSAAGVGVWKDNHSEGGSFYFLDPDGHRLELHVGSLQSRLAACRAQPYRDMVFFDQEAC